The Myxococcota bacterium DNA segment AGACTCTGATCCGCTGGGCGCCGCTCGCCCTGGTGCTGCTCGGGGCGGCGGCGTACGCCAACGCGCTCGGCGGGCCGTTCGTGCTCGACGACCTCGGGTCGATCCGCGACAACCCGCACGTGCGCGCGCTCTGGCCGCCGTCGCACTGGCTCTCGCTCGAGCCGCAGAGCTCGCTTTCCGGGCGGCCGCTGGTGACTCTGTCCATGGCCCTGTGCTGGGCGGCGGCCGGCCTCGACGTGCGCGCGTACCACGCGCTGAACGTGGCGCTCCACCTGGCGAACGCCGTGCTCCTGCTCGGCCTGCTGCGGGCGACGCTCGGCCCGCGGGCCGCGTTCGCGGGCGCGCTGCTCTGGATGCTGCACCCGCTCGCCACCGAGTCGGTCGACTACGTCACGCAGCGCACGGAGCTGCTGCTGGGCACCTGCTATCTCGGCACCCTGCTCGCGGCGTCGCGCGGGTGGCGCGTGACCGCCGTGGCCTGCTGCGCGCTCGGCATGCTGTGCAAGGAGTCCATGGTCACTGCGCCCGTGGCCGTGGCGCTGTGGCTGTACGCGTACCGCCACGGCAGCGCGCGCGAGCTGTTCGCGCGCGAGCGCGGCTTCCTGGCGGCGCTCGCCGCCACGTGGGGGGTGCTCGGCGCCCTGCTCGTGCTCGCGCCGCGCTCGGCGAGCGCGGGCTTTGCCTTGCCAGTGACTCCGCTCGAATACGCGCAGCACCAGCTCGTGGCCGTGGCGCACTACCTGAAGCTCGTGGTCTGGCCGCAGCCGCTCGCGATCTACTACGGACCCGTGGGGCCGGTCGAGCCGCGGGCCGTGCTCGCGGGCGGGCTCGTGGTGGGCGCCGCCGCGCTGGCGGCGCTCGCGTTGTTCGTGCGCGCGCCCCGGCTCGGCACGCCGGCCGTGCTGTTCTTCCTCTTGCTGGCGCCGACCTCGAGCTTCGTGCCGATCGCCACCGAGGTCGCGGCGGAGCGGCGCATGTATCTGCCGCTCGCGGCGCTCGTGTCGCTGGCGGTGTGTCTCGTCGCGCGCCTGCCCACGCCCCGGTGGCTCGCTGCCGTCGCCGTCGCGGGCCTCGCCCTCGTGGCGGGAATCATGACTCGCGCGCGCAACGACGACTACGCGAGTGCGGTCGCGCTCTGGCAGAGCCAGGTGGCCGCGATGCCCGAGCTTCCGCACGGCTTCGTGAACCTGGGCCTCGCCTGGGCCGAAGCCGGCGAGCTCCGCGCCGCCGCCGGCGCCTACGGCCGCGCGCTCGAGCTCGCGCCGAACGACGTCCGCGCGCACTACGACCTGGCGCTCGCGCTCGCCGGCCTGGGCGACGCCGACGGCGCGGGCAGTCACTTCGCGCGCGCGGTCGAGATCGAGCCGCGCTTCGAGCAAGGTCAGCTCGCCCTCGCGCGCTCCCGCAGCGACGCCGGCGACACGGCAGGGGCGAGGGCGGCATTGCGGCGCGCCCTCCTGGCGACACCCGACTCGCCCGCGCTACACGCAGAGCTCGCGCAGCTTCTCGTGCAATCCGACGATCCGAACGAGAGCGCCGAGGCGTTGCTCCACGCGCGCCGCGCTGCCGCCGAGACCGCCGGACGTGACCCTGCGATCCTGCATACGCTCGCGGCGGCGGAATGGGCGGCGGGCCTGCGTGCCGACGCCGTGCGCACGCAGGAGCGCGCGCTCGCGCTCGCGCAGGACGAAGCCAGCGACATCGCGCCCCAGCTCGCCGAGCAGCTCGCGCGCTACCGGGCCGCGCTCACCGCACGCTGAGCGCGCACGCGGTATGCTCCGTTCGGGAGGATCCCATGGCCGCCGGCGCCCCCAGCCTCGAAGGACTGTCGCTCGAAAAGCTCGACGTCATCTCGCCCGCGTACTACGAGACGAACGGGTATCCGCACGCGGAGTGGACGTACCTGCGCAAGCATGCGCCGGTGCACCGCTTCACGGGCGACGCGTTCGATCCGTTCTACGCGATCGTGAAGCACGCCGACATCGTCGAGATCGGCAAGAACCCGACCGACTTCATCATCGAGCCGCGGCTCGCGGTGTTCACGCGCGACATTCCGCCCGAGCAGGTGAAGCTGAAGCACCTGCTCACGCTGGACCCGCCCGAGCACCGCAGCTTCCGCGCGGTGACTGCCAAGCAGTTCACGCCGCGCGTGACCCAGCACTGGGCGCCGAAGGTGGACCGCATCACGCGCCAGATCCTCGACGAGGCCGGCGAGCTGGGCACCTGTGACTTCGTGCAGGACGTCGCGGCGCCGATCACGATCGCGGTGATCGCCGAGATGCTCGGCGTGCCCGGCGAGGACTGGAGACTGCTCTTCAAGTGGACCAACGAGACGATCGCGCCCGAAGATCCCGAGTTCCAGCAGGGCCGCACCACCGAAGAGACGATCATGTCGGCGCGCGCGGAGCTGTTCAAATACTTCAGTGCGCTGTCCGAGTCGCGGCGCAAGAACCCCAAGGACGACATCGTGTCGGTCGTGGCCACCGGCAAGGTCGACGGCAAGCTGCTCGAGCCGTTCGACCTCCTGTCCTACTACTTGTTGCTCGTGGTCGCCGGCAACGAGACCACGCGCAACGCCATGACCGGCGGCATGCTCGCGTTCAACGAGAACCCCGGTGAGTGGCGGCGCCTGGTCGCGAACCCGGACCTGATCGACTCCGCGGTGGAAGAGGTCGTGCGCTGGACCACCCCCGTGATCCAGTTCACGCGCGAGGCCACGCGCGACATCACGCTGCGCGGGGTGAAGATCGCCAAGGGCGAGTCGGTGTGTCTCTTCTACGCCTCGGGCAACCGCGACGAGGAGATCTTCGACGAGCCGTTCCGCTTCCGCATCGACCGGAACCCGAACGACCACGTGGGCTTCGGCCGCGGCGAGCACGTGTGTCTGGGCGCGCACCTGGCGCGGCTCGAGCTGCGCACGGTGTTCGACCAGATCCGCGAGCGGCTCGAGTCGTTCGAGCGCACCGGCAAGGAGGAGCGCGTGCGCTCGTCGTTCGTGGGCGGGATCAAGCGCGCGCCGATCCGCTGGAAGCTGCGGCCCGCCAAGGACTGAGCTCCTAGCCGCGCGCGAGGTGCCGGAGCAGGAGCGGCGCGAACGCGTCGGGCGCCTGGTCGGTCACGAAGTGACCTACCCCGGGCAGCTCGACGAACTCGTACGGTGCGTCGACGAAGCCTCGGGTCGCCTCTGCGGCGGGCCGGCCGACGGTGGCATCGGCGTCGCCCCAGACGTAGAGCGTGGGCACCTTCACCGGCGGAACGCTCGCGGCGGCGAGTCCCGCGCTGCCGGCCGCGCGGTACCAGTGGATCGCGGCATCGAGCGCGGGGCGCTGGCCCAGCGTCGCGAGATACACGTCGACGTCGCCCGGGGGAACGCCCTGGGCGGCGAGCGCGGCGCGCAGGCGCGCCGCCCCGTTCTCGAGCAAGAGGTCGGTCGCTTCGGCGCGCTGGAAGGCGCGGTGGTGGCGCGAGCGGTTCGCCTGCTCCGGGTCGGCCGACATGGCGCGGGCGAACGCGGCCGGATGCGGGCGCGACAGCACGGCCAGCGTGCGCACGCGCTCGGGATGTTGCGCCGCGGTGAGCCAGGCGAGCTGGCCGCCCCAGTCGTGACCCACCAGGTGGAAGCGCGCCGCGCCCAGTGAGTCGGCGACCGCCAGCGCGTCGGCGATCAAGTTCTCGGTCCGGTAGGCGTCGATGCCTTCGGGCCGCGCGCCGGCGGAGTAGCCGCGCTGGTCGGGCGCGCAGGCCCGGAAGCCCGCGGCGGCGAGCGCGCGCAGCTCCGCGCGCCAGGTGTGCCGCGTCTGCGGGTAGCCGTGCAAGAGGAGCACCGGGTCGCCGCCCGGCGGACCCGCCAGGTCGGCGGTGAAGCGCAGTCCGTTCGCCGCGAGTGACACGGTCTCCACGCTCATTGCGTCCTCCAGCGCCGTACGCGCCCGGGGAAGTCGTCGAAGCCGATGCGCGCGCAGAAGTCGCGCAGCTCCTTGCGCGCGCCGCGCCACTCGAGGTCGGCGAGTGACTCGCGCAGCGGCACGTCGCTGCGCAGGGTCGCGAGCTTCTTGTACAGGAGCGCTTCGCCGCGGCGCTCGGCCAGCGTGGCCGCGAGCCGCTCCGCCCCGCGCACGTTCACGCCCCAGTCCGCCGCCGCGGCGGGGATCGCCTCGATCGTCGGCCAGCGCGCCAACACCGCGGCGGCGGAACGCTCGCCCCAGCCGGGCAGGCCGGGGTAGCCGTCGGCCGAGTCACCCACCAGCGCGAGCCAGTCGGGGATCGAGCGCGGCGCGACCCCGTACTTGGCGCGCACCGCGTCCTCGTCGAGCACGAGCTTGCGGCGCCGGTCGAGCATGACCACCTCGCGCCCGCGCACGCACTGCGCGAGATCCTTGTCGGGCGTGGCGATCAGCACCTGACTCGCGTCGGGCGCGAAACGCGCGGCACCGGTCGCGAGCGCGTCGTCGGCCTCGAACTCGACCATGGGCCAGACCACGAGCCCGAGCGCCGTCATGGCCTCCTCGACCAGCGGGAACTGGGCGAGCAGCGTGGGCTCGACGCCCTCTTCGGTCTTGTAGCCCGCGAACAGATCGTTGCGGAACGAGCGGATCACCTGGTCGGTGGCGCACGCCACGTGAGTCGCGCCCTCCTGCTGCACGAGATACAGCAAGGTCGACAGCACGCCGCGCGTGGCGCCGACCTCGCGGCCGTCGGGCGACCTTGCCGGCGGCACCGCGAAGTAGGCCCGGAACAGCTCGTAGGTCGCGTCGACCAGGTGCACGGCCGGGCCCTTTGGGTTCACGACGGCGGCTCCGCGCGCGGCCGGATGCGGAACGGCTCCGACAGGCCCGCGGCCAGCTTCGCGTCGCGGCCGTACAGGTCGCGGCGGAGCTGCAGCGTGCCCGCTTCGTCGACCCACGCGGTCCAGTACAGGAGCAGCACGGGCATGCGTTTCTCGAGCGTGACCGTGCGCGTCTTGCCCGCGGCGATCGCCGCGTCGATCGCGGCCCGGTCCCAGCCCTTCTGGCCGTCCAGCAAGAGCGCCGCGAGCTCGAGCGGCTTCTCCACCCGGATGCAGCCCGAGCTGAAGGCGCGGTCGCTCTTGTCGAACAGGTTCTTGCTGGGTGTGTCGTGCAGATACACCGAGTGACTGTTCGGGAACATGAACTTCACGCGGCCCAGGGCGTTGCTGGGCCCGGCAGGCTGGCGCAGCATGTAGCGGAAGTTGCGCGGCGTGGTGTTCGCCCAGTCGATCGAGCTCGCGGGCACCACGTTGCCCTTCATGTCGACCACCTCGAGCCCCTTGCGGGCGAGCGTCCCGCGGTCGCGCCGCTGCGCCGGCAATATGTCGTGCGCGAAGATTCCGGGAGGGACGGTCCAGGTGGGGTTCAACACCAGGTAGGTCATCTCGGCGCGGAAGATGGGCGTGGAGCGGTAGGGCTTGCCGACCTGCGCGCGCGCGCGCCAGACGATCGCGCCGTCGCGCACGAGATAAACGCCGAAGCCGGCTACGTTCACCAGCACGAACTCGTGCGGCAGGTCGTGCAGCAGCCAGCGCCCGCGCTCCAGGTTCACTCGCAGCTGGGACAGTCGCGCGGCGACCGGAACGTTCAGCTCGGCCAGCGTGCCCGCGCCCACGGCGCCGTCGGGGTCGAGGCCGTGGCGCTCCTGGAAGGCTTTCACCGCGGCTTCGAGCGCGGGGTCGAACGTGTCGCCGGCGCTCGCGCCGGCCGCGTCCGAGTCACCCTCGGCCGCGAGCCGCGCGCGCAACGCGTGGACGCGCGCATCGCTGACTCCGGGCTTCAGCGCCGCGCCGGCCGGGATCGGCTTCCAGCCGCCCGCGGCCGCGCGCTCGCGCTCGCGTGCGTAGGCCGCCTTGAGCTGGCGATACAGCTCGAGCTGCGGCTTCTCGCGCTCGATGCGCGCGTCGACCTCGCCGGAGTCGATCACCTGCTGCACGAACGCGATCGGGTCACTCTCGGGGAGCTGGCGGCTGAAGTTCCAGTTCGGGTCGAACGTGGTCGGGTCCACCTTGCCCAGCAGCAGGTGGTAGAGCAGGCGCACGAGCGCCTCGCTCTGCAGGAGGTCGCGATCGATGCCCGCGGGCGCCTGCGCGAGCGCGGAGCGCAGATAATCCTCGGGATCGAGGCCGTCGGCCTCGATCGCCTCGATCGCGCGCGCGAGCTGCTCCGATGCCGCAGGCGTCC contains these protein-coding regions:
- a CDS encoding cytochrome P450 is translated as MAAGAPSLEGLSLEKLDVISPAYYETNGYPHAEWTYLRKHAPVHRFTGDAFDPFYAIVKHADIVEIGKNPTDFIIEPRLAVFTRDIPPEQVKLKHLLTLDPPEHRSFRAVTAKQFTPRVTQHWAPKVDRITRQILDEAGELGTCDFVQDVAAPITIAVIAEMLGVPGEDWRLLFKWTNETIAPEDPEFQQGRTTEETIMSARAELFKYFSALSESRRKNPKDDIVSVVATGKVDGKLLEPFDLLSYYLLLVVAGNETTRNAMTGGMLAFNENPGEWRRLVANPDLIDSAVEEVVRWTTPVIQFTREATRDITLRGVKIAKGESVCLFYASGNRDEEIFDEPFRFRIDRNPNDHVGFGRGEHVCLGAHLARLELRTVFDQIRERLESFERTGKEERVRSSFVGGIKRAPIRWKLRPAKD
- a CDS encoding alpha/beta hydrolase, which codes for MSVETVSLAANGLRFTADLAGPPGGDPVLLLHGYPQTRHTWRAELRALAAAGFRACAPDQRGYSAGARPEGIDAYRTENLIADALAVADSLGAARFHLVGHDWGGQLAWLTAAQHPERVRTLAVLSRPHPAAFARAMSADPEQANRSRHHRAFQRAEATDLLLENGAARLRAALAAQGVPPGDVDVYLATLGQRPALDAAIHWYRAAGSAGLAAASVPPVKVPTLYVWGDADATVGRPAAEATRGFVDAPYEFVELPGVGHFVTDQAPDAFAPLLLRHLARG
- a CDS encoding 5'-3' exonuclease H3TH domain-containing protein; protein product: MNPKGPAVHLVDATYELFRAYFAVPPARSPDGREVGATRGVLSTLLYLVQQEGATHVACATDQVIRSFRNDLFAGYKTEEGVEPTLLAQFPLVEEAMTALGLVVWPMVEFEADDALATGAARFAPDASQVLIATPDKDLAQCVRGREVVMLDRRRKLVLDEDAVRAKYGVAPRSIPDWLALVGDSADGYPGLPGWGERSAAAVLARWPTIEAIPAAAADWGVNVRGAERLAATLAERRGEALLYKKLATLRSDVPLRESLADLEWRGARKELRDFCARIGFDDFPGRVRRWRTQ
- a CDS encoding L,D-transpeptidase family protein, with protein sequence MSRIRLVLVLALALALPAGAQSPDDDRERLRERIEQIQADPETRVGGVRLAASSFVARLYERHDFAPEWTPAASEQLARAIEAIEADGLDPEDYLRSALAQAPAGIDRDLLQSEALVRLLYHLLLGKVDPTTFDPNWNFSRQLPESDPIAFVQQVIDSGEVDARIEREKPQLELYRQLKAAYARERERAAAGGWKPIPAGAALKPGVSDARVHALRARLAAEGDSDAAGASAGDTFDPALEAAVKAFQERHGLDPDGAVGAGTLAELNVPVAARLSQLRVNLERGRWLLHDLPHEFVLVNVAGFGVYLVRDGAIVWRARAQVGKPYRSTPIFRAEMTYLVLNPTWTVPPGIFAHDILPAQRRDRGTLARKGLEVVDMKGNVVPASSIDWANTTPRNFRYMLRQPAGPSNALGRVKFMFPNSHSVYLHDTPSKNLFDKSDRAFSSGCIRVEKPLELAALLLDGQKGWDRAAIDAAIAAGKTRTVTLEKRMPVLLLYWTAWVDEAGTLQLRRDLYGRDAKLAAGLSEPFRIRPRAEPPS